From one Geoalkalibacter halelectricus genomic stretch:
- a CDS encoding peptidoglycan DD-metalloendopeptidase family protein, whose translation MVRLFFVFILVVPTALLLSCAPHSGIYHTVEPGQTLYRISRTYGVDEKNLARLNGIGDPTQLRVGQRIFIPGATQERQVPRTAGAARPAQTTPPAASASRPPAATPAPPPATTRAPAAPASPSAPAPAPTPPRPSATTIGKGHFAWPLQGEVLKKYGQQSGTTHRGIEIAGGKGTPVRSAAAGRVIYSGDGIRGYGNLIIVEHDENFFTVYGFNERNLVQDGTFVGRGEHIASVGVPPGGGAPRLYFEVRRGKDTVDPLFYLP comes from the coding sequence ATGGTTCGTCTTTTCTTTGTGTTTATCCTGGTGGTGCCGACCGCTCTTCTTTTGAGCTGCGCACCGCACAGCGGCATTTATCACACCGTCGAGCCGGGACAGACTCTTTATCGCATCAGCCGTACCTACGGCGTCGATGAGAAGAATCTCGCCCGTCTCAATGGCATCGGTGATCCGACCCAATTGCGCGTGGGACAACGGATTTTTATCCCCGGAGCCACCCAGGAAAGGCAGGTTCCCCGCACCGCTGGAGCCGCCCGGCCGGCCCAGACCACCCCGCCCGCGGCATCCGCGAGCCGGCCACCGGCCGCAACGCCCGCCCCGCCACCCGCTACAACCAGGGCGCCCGCCGCACCCGCCTCTCCCTCTGCTCCCGCCCCCGCACCCACACCACCACGCCCATCCGCCACCACCATCGGCAAGGGTCATTTTGCCTGGCCCTTGCAGGGCGAGGTGTTGAAAAAATACGGTCAGCAGAGCGGCACCACCCATCGCGGCATTGAGATCGCCGGCGGCAAGGGCACTCCCGTCCGCTCAGCGGCGGCCGGCCGGGTCATTTACAGCGGGGACGGGATTCGCGGTTACGGAAATCTCATCATCGTCGAACATGACGAAAATTTTTTCACCGTCTATGGCTTCAACGAACGTAATCTGGTCCAGGACGGAACCTTTGTCGGACGCGGCGAGCATATCGCCTCCGTCGGCGTGCCGCCCGGAGGTGGGGCACCCCGATTATATTTCGAGGTGCGGCGTGGCAAGGACACCGTCGATCCACTTTTTTACTTGCCATAG
- a CDS encoding sigma-70 family RNA polymerase sigma factor, whose amino-acid sequence MNDELSELEEVELEEEDSDDVDGGRDEEELEEEPEEAEEKPDYSDHSDDAIKLYLKEIQKTKLLTAEEERELARRIAKGEMAARDRMIESNLRLVVKIAKRYMNRGLPFLDLIEEGNMGLIKAVERFKLSKECRFSTYATWWIRQSIERALVNQSRTIRLPVHVSDDINKLIKISRELQQKLNREPQVKEVAEAMSVEPAYVRRLMVLVKKTYSIEHPMGENSDYSLMDTIEDSSAVDPSGLVEDLEKFTRVQEWLATLSDSEREILSLRFGLDDREPQTLDTIGRKFGVTRERIRQIEAKSLEKLRKIMEEGEESAKAAREEYR is encoded by the coding sequence ATGAACGATGAACTAAGCGAACTCGAAGAGGTGGAACTCGAAGAGGAAGATAGTGACGATGTGGATGGGGGTCGCGACGAGGAGGAGTTGGAAGAGGAGCCTGAAGAGGCCGAGGAAAAGCCCGACTACAGCGACCACTCCGACGACGCCATCAAGCTCTATCTCAAGGAAATCCAAAAAACCAAGCTGTTGACCGCAGAAGAAGAGCGCGAGCTCGCTCGGCGCATCGCCAAGGGTGAGATGGCGGCACGCGATCGCATGATCGAATCCAACCTGCGGCTGGTCGTCAAAATCGCCAAGCGCTACATGAATCGCGGCCTGCCGTTTCTCGACCTGATCGAGGAGGGCAACATGGGCCTGATCAAGGCGGTCGAGCGGTTTAAGCTGAGCAAGGAATGCCGCTTTTCCACCTATGCCACCTGGTGGATCAGGCAGTCCATCGAGCGCGCCCTGGTCAATCAAAGCCGCACCATTCGCCTCCCGGTGCATGTCTCCGACGACATCAACAAGCTGATCAAAATCAGCCGCGAATTGCAGCAAAAACTCAATCGCGAGCCTCAGGTCAAGGAAGTGGCCGAGGCCATGAGTGTCGAGCCCGCCTACGTGCGGCGGCTCATGGTGCTGGTCAAGAAGACCTACTCCATTGAGCACCCCATGGGTGAAAACAGCGATTACAGCCTCATGGACACCATTGAGGATTCCTCGGCCGTCGACCCTTCGGGCCTGGTCGAGGATCTGGAAAAATTCACCCGGGTCCAGGAATGGCTGGCGACCCTGAGCGACAGCGAGCGAGAAATTCTCAGCCTGCGGTTCGGCCTGGATGACCGTGAGCCCCAAACCCTCGACACCATCGGCCGCAAATTCGGCGTTACTCGCGAACGCATACGCCAGATCGAGGCGAAAAGCCTTGAAAAGCTGCGCAAGATCATGGAAGAGGGCGAAGAGAGCGCCAAGGCGGCGCGAGAGGAATACCGCTAG
- a CDS encoding adenine phosphoribosyltransferase: MEELKTIIRDIPDFPKKGILFKDITTLLADAKSYHRMVDLIAHRYFGQNIAQVVGVEARGFVLGAALAYKLGAGVTLVRKPGKLPYRTRKQTYQLEYGEDTLEIHEDALQPGTRVVIADDLLATGGTVAAVYELVTSLGAEVVECAFMTELTFLNGRQRLPADKVFSLLQFD, translated from the coding sequence GTGGAAGAACTTAAAACCATCATCCGCGATATTCCCGATTTTCCCAAAAAAGGGATTCTTTTCAAGGACATCACCACTCTGCTTGCGGATGCCAAGAGCTACCACCGCATGGTCGACCTCATCGCCCATCGTTATTTCGGCCAGAACATCGCCCAGGTGGTGGGCGTGGAGGCGCGCGGTTTCGTGCTCGGAGCCGCCCTGGCGTACAAACTCGGTGCCGGGGTCACCCTGGTGCGCAAGCCCGGTAAGCTTCCCTACCGCACCCGTAAGCAAACCTACCAGCTTGAATATGGCGAGGATACTCTCGAAATACATGAGGATGCCCTGCAGCCCGGCACCCGGGTGGTTATCGCCGATGATTTGCTGGCCACGGGGGGAACCGTCGCGGCCGTCTACGAACTGGTAACCAGCTTGGGCGCCGAGGTGGTGGAGTGCGCTTTCATGACCGAATTGACCTTTTTGAACGGCCGCCAGCGCCTTCCCGCCGATAAGGTCTTCAGTCTTTTGCAATTCGACTAG
- a CDS encoding ADP-ribosylglycohydrolase family protein encodes MKPQDLNNRAAGALMGAFIGDALGLGPHWYYNLADLRRDYGEWISDYTAPKPGRYHDGCKAGELSQAGYILKLVLQSLVTQGGYDEDDFCRRMDEDLFPRLDGTPVSGPGAYTSQSIREAWRRRVQGNLPWGQTAGHADTTEAIERTLAIAVRYALQPRRLATAVSSNAALTQCDDTVLSMTVAYGAVLALLVQGHVLDKHISAKLMRLVQSEDLPFHAVTRDDLQPPRPGDPDPPRAGRFASPDALLTPSYMAAAVEDPGIQIEPAWKVSLVYGMPCAIYHQLPAAYYLAARFAQDFESAVLHAVNGGGQNQARAILTGALVGAQVGLGGIPKRFLDGLEDSTALLRLAVELGGQVVQDDT; translated from the coding sequence ATGAAACCTCAAGACCTCAACAACCGCGCAGCCGGAGCCCTCATGGGTGCGTTCATCGGCGATGCTTTAGGCCTGGGGCCCCACTGGTATTACAATTTGGCGGACCTGCGTCGCGACTACGGAGAATGGATCAGCGACTACACCGCCCCTAAACCTGGCCGCTATCATGACGGCTGCAAGGCGGGAGAGCTTTCCCAAGCCGGCTATATCCTCAAGCTTGTCCTGCAATCCCTCGTCACGCAGGGAGGCTATGATGAAGATGATTTTTGCCGGCGCATGGATGAGGATCTCTTTCCCCGCCTCGACGGAACACCGGTCAGCGGGCCGGGGGCCTACACCAGCCAATCCATCCGCGAGGCCTGGCGCAGGCGGGTGCAGGGCAACCTGCCTTGGGGGCAAACCGCGGGCCATGCCGACACGACGGAGGCCATCGAACGAACCCTGGCCATCGCGGTTCGCTACGCCTTGCAGCCGCGCCGTCTTGCGACCGCCGTCAGCAGCAATGCCGCGCTCACCCAATGCGATGACACGGTTTTGTCCATGACGGTGGCCTATGGCGCCGTTCTGGCCCTGTTGGTGCAAGGCCATGTCCTGGATAAGCACATCTCAGCCAAGCTGATGCGCCTGGTTCAATCCGAAGATCTGCCCTTTCACGCCGTCACCAGGGACGATCTTCAACCGCCCCGCCCCGGTGACCCCGACCCGCCCCGCGCCGGACGCTTTGCCTCCCCCGATGCCTTGCTGACGCCCTCCTACATGGCTGCGGCGGTTGAGGATCCGGGCATCCAAATCGAGCCGGCCTGGAAGGTCTCCCTGGTTTACGGCATGCCCTGCGCCATCTACCACCAGTTGCCGGCGGCCTATTACCTGGCGGCGCGCTTCGCCCAGGATTTTGAATCGGCCGTCCTGCATGCCGTCAACGGTGGAGGTCAAAACCAGGCCCGCGCCATCTTGACCGGCGCCCTGGTCGGCGCCCAGGTTGGTCTCGGCGGCATACCCAAGCGTTTTCTTGACGGTCTGGAAGATTCAACGGCCCTGCTGCGGCTTGCCGTCGAGCTTGGTGGGCAGGTCGTTCAGGATGACACCTAA
- a CDS encoding DNA gyrase inhibitor YacG: MTEKKSRKIYCPYCRSEVRWEGNPHRPFCSERCRLVDLGKWAREEYTIPGEKAPTEEPDDNN; this comes from the coding sequence ATGACCGAAAAAAAATCGCGCAAGATCTATTGCCCTTACTGTCGCTCCGAAGTGCGCTGGGAAGGCAATCCCCACCGGCCTTTTTGCAGTGAGAGATGTCGCCTTGTCGACCTCGGCAAATGGGCGCGGGAGGAATATACCATTCCCGGAGAAAAGGCTCCCACCGAGGAGCCGGACGACAACAACTGA
- the queD gene encoding 6-carboxytetrahydropterin synthase QueD — MYHLTIHTHFAAAHNLIHYQGDCENLHGHNWKVEVRVRARELDKAGLAIDFKVLKRETNRILDLLDHKYLNEIKPFDEISPSSENISRFIFEKLSEVLNNGNVAVECITVWESDNACASYSAD; from the coding sequence ATGTATCATTTGACCATTCATACCCACTTTGCCGCGGCCCACAACCTGATTCATTACCAGGGCGACTGCGAGAACCTCCATGGACACAACTGGAAAGTCGAGGTCAGGGTGCGTGCCCGGGAACTCGATAAAGCCGGGCTGGCCATCGACTTCAAGGTACTCAAACGCGAAACCAATCGCATCCTGGATCTGCTCGACCACAAATATTTGAATGAAATCAAACCATTCGACGAGATCAGTCCGTCCTCGGAAAATATTTCACGGTTTATTTTTGAAAAACTCTCCGAGGTGCTGAACAACGGCAACGTCGCCGTGGAGTGTATCACCGTATGGGAATCGGATAATGCCTGTGCCAGCTACAGCGCCGACTGA
- a CDS encoding 7-carboxy-7-deazaguanine synthase QueE yields the protein MPVPATAPTEAQLLEVFSSIQGEGLLVGCRQIFLRFAHCNLACGYCDTPFAPTTECRIEDAPGSGNFRGLPNPVSLETLMGIFSLWHKNAPRMHHSLSLTGGEPLLQADMLAEWLPALRELLPLYLETNGTLTAALDKVISHLDWISMDIKLASVTGAPTPWAAHRDFLAVARRVQCYVKVVVGEETPPEEVVRAARLVQETAPEAVLVLQPLTREGRMGISARTLLDLQRQASAVHADLRIIPQTHRFAGLL from the coding sequence ATGCCTGTGCCAGCTACAGCGCCGACTGAGGCTCAGCTTCTCGAGGTTTTTTCCTCCATCCAGGGGGAAGGGTTGCTGGTCGGGTGCCGACAGATTTTTTTGCGTTTTGCTCACTGCAACCTCGCTTGCGGCTACTGCGACACTCCTTTTGCGCCCACGACGGAATGCCGGATCGAGGACGCACCAGGCTCGGGCAACTTTCGCGGACTCCCCAATCCGGTATCCCTGGAGACGCTCATGGGGATTTTCTCCCTGTGGCACAAGAATGCCCCCCGCATGCATCACTCCCTGAGCCTCACCGGCGGAGAACCCTTGCTGCAGGCGGACATGCTTGCCGAATGGTTGCCCGCGCTGCGTGAACTCCTGCCCCTTTATCTGGAGACCAACGGCACCTTGACGGCGGCCCTGGACAAGGTGATTTCCCACCTCGACTGGATCTCCATGGATATCAAGCTGGCTTCCGTCACTGGAGCGCCCACGCCCTGGGCGGCGCATCGCGACTTTCTCGCCGTCGCACGTCGCGTGCAATGCTATGTCAAGGTAGTGGTCGGCGAGGAAACTCCGCCGGAGGAGGTTGTGCGCGCGGCGCGTCTGGTGCAGGAGACGGCTCCCGAGGCCGTGCTGGTTTTGCAGCCGCTGACACGCGAGGGCCGCATGGGAATTTCCGCGCGAACCCTGCTCGATCTGCAGCGTCAGGCCTCAGCGGTGCACGCCGATCTGCGCATCATTCCCCAAACGCATCGTTTCGCCGGTCTGCTTTGA
- a CDS encoding creatininase family protein, with protein MILYEMTMPEFERGLKKTRTVVIPFGVLEQHGSHLPLGTDTMQAEDVCRHLAARRALFVAPPIHYGVCRSTADHPGTISISTDTLKALAMEIVKDLYRQGLRCFVLLSGHAGGTHNAALLDAGETLLKQLPEAAIAVVTEYDLAAGEGRGIIETPGDAHAGEIETSRILNSRPHLVKGSSPAEVPSFPRGLLVRDKRRHWPGGVHGDPSKATADKGRRIEELVVDALERLVILLEEGA; from the coding sequence ATGATTCTCTACGAAATGACCATGCCGGAATTCGAGCGCGGGCTGAAGAAAACCCGCACCGTTGTTATTCCCTTCGGCGTGCTCGAGCAGCACGGCAGCCATCTGCCCCTGGGCACCGATACCATGCAGGCCGAGGATGTCTGCCGGCATCTGGCGGCGCGGCGCGCGCTCTTCGTTGCTCCACCCATTCACTACGGGGTCTGCCGCTCGACCGCGGATCATCCCGGCACCATTTCCATCTCCACGGACACCCTCAAGGCACTGGCCATGGAGATCGTCAAGGATCTGTATCGTCAAGGACTGCGCTGTTTCGTGCTGCTCAGCGGCCATGCCGGAGGAACCCACAATGCCGCGCTTCTGGATGCGGGAGAAACACTTCTGAAGCAGCTACCCGAGGCGGCTATCGCGGTCGTTACGGAATATGATCTGGCGGCAGGGGAGGGGCGGGGGATTATCGAAACGCCTGGCGATGCGCATGCCGGCGAAATTGAGACTTCGCGGATACTGAACTCAAGGCCGCACCTGGTCAAGGGATCAAGCCCGGCGGAAGTACCGAGTTTTCCCCGCGGCCTTCTGGTACGCGACAAACGCCGCCACTGGCCCGGCGGCGTACACGGTGATCCGAGCAAGGCCACGGCCGACAAGGGACGTCGCATCGAGGAGTTGGTCGTGGATGCCCTCGAGCGCCTGGTCATCCTCCTCGAGGAGGGGGCTTAG
- a CDS encoding DUF1858 domain-containing protein, translating to MITKNMKISEVIRKYPETVAVFEKFGLSCMECQIADYEEVEYGAGVHEVNLEDLLAELNRAAEKS from the coding sequence ATGATCACCAAAAACATGAAGATTTCGGAGGTCATTCGCAAATACCCCGAAACCGTTGCCGTGTTCGAAAAATTCGGTCTGTCCTGCATGGAGTGTCAGATTGCCGATTACGAAGAGGTCGAGTACGGCGCGGGGGTGCATGAGGTGAACCTCGAGGATCTGCTCGCCGAACTCAATCGGGCCGCCGAAAAATCCTGA
- the coaD gene encoding pantetheine-phosphate adenylyltransferase, with translation MKKRLAVYPGSFDPVTYGHLDIIQRGLEVFDHLIIAVAGNSEKSGLFSFTERIALLEELVGNNPRVQIETFQGLLVDYVVKRNARVIIRGLRAVSDFEYEFQLAQTNRAIHPEVETIFMMTSVPYVYLSSSVVKTVAALDGPVDSFVPPPVKAALQKKFAKPSSP, from the coding sequence ATGAAAAAACGTCTCGCGGTTTATCCCGGCTCCTTTGATCCGGTGACTTATGGCCATCTTGACATCATTCAGCGAGGGCTGGAAGTCTTTGATCACCTGATTATCGCGGTCGCCGGCAATTCGGAAAAAAGCGGCCTTTTCAGCTTCACCGAACGCATCGCGCTGCTTGAGGAGTTGGTGGGAAATAACCCCCGCGTTCAGATCGAGACCTTTCAGGGTCTTTTGGTCGATTATGTCGTCAAGCGTAATGCGCGTGTCATCATTCGCGGTTTGCGCGCCGTTTCGGACTTTGAATACGAATTTCAGTTGGCTCAGACCAATCGTGCCATTCATCCCGAAGTGGAAACTATCTTCATGATGACCTCGGTCCCCTATGTCTACCTCAGCTCCTCGGTCGTCAAGACGGTTGCGGCTCTGGACGGTCCGGTTGATTCCTTCGTGCCGCCCCCCGTCAAGGCGGCATTGCAGAAAAAATTCGCCAAACCGAGTTCTCCCTGA
- the rsmD gene encoding 16S rRNA (guanine(966)-N(2))-methyltransferase RsmD produces MRIISGAARGTRLATFSGKDIRPTSDRVREAIFSILYSRMGEFTGKRVLDLYAGTGALALEALSRGAQSAVLIDADRQAVRTIEANSRNCRLTQRIRILCGDVVTLTSRLTQEQPFDLIFIDPPYAKGLVERTLKNIADFSLLAPGGLLCAETSSREEVPATIVGTATRLVLADKRTYGSTSVHFFSHPDPEDLPA; encoded by the coding sequence GTGCGGATCATTAGCGGCGCGGCGCGCGGAACCCGTTTGGCAACCTTTTCCGGAAAAGACATCCGGCCGACATCGGATCGCGTTCGCGAGGCGATTTTCAGCATCCTCTACAGCCGCATGGGTGAATTTACCGGAAAGCGGGTTCTCGATCTCTATGCCGGAACCGGGGCTCTGGCCCTGGAAGCCCTGAGCCGCGGGGCGCAATCCGCGGTCCTGATCGACGCGGATCGCCAGGCCGTTCGCACCATCGAAGCCAACAGTCGAAACTGCCGTTTGACTCAGCGCATCCGCATTCTGTGCGGCGATGTTGTCACTCTGACCTCGCGGCTGACCCAGGAGCAGCCCTTTGACCTGATTTTTATCGATCCGCCCTATGCAAAAGGGCTTGTCGAGAGGACGCTGAAAAACATCGCCGATTTCAGTCTGTTGGCACCTGGGGGTCTGCTTTGCGCCGAAACGTCTTCCCGTGAGGAAGTACCGGCCACCATTGTCGGCACCGCCACCCGACTGGTTCTTGCCGACAAGCGCACCTACGGATCAACGTCGGTTCATTTTTTCAGCCATCCAGACCCAGAGGATCTGCCCGCATGA
- a CDS encoding deoxyguanosinetriphosphate triphosphohydrolase, protein MERSDLAPYAARSSESRGRRHQEPFKDSRPAFERDRDRIIHSAAFRRLEYKTQVFVNHEGDYYRTRLTHSLEVAQIARGIARRLRLNEDLVEALALAHDLGHTPFGHSGEEVLNRLMADQGGFEHNRQSLRIVELLEERYPGFRGLNLSWETREGIIKHSVSTLEPASDAEAAEYDPSRSPTLEAQLIDLADEIAYNNHDIDDGLKSGYITLEDLEQVGIWRETWELVAGKFPGADRHRHVHQTISHLIGTLIHDLVDTTTAAIEAAAILSLEDVRAQRRNLVGFSSMVAEKNRELKTFLHKNLYRHYKVERMRLKTERCLLFLFEAYVDNPQLLPREQREKMALYGHKRAICDYIAGMTDRYALDEYRRLIEPYEPV, encoded by the coding sequence ATGGAACGATCCGATCTCGCCCCTTATGCCGCGCGTAGCAGCGAGAGCCGCGGGCGCCGCCACCAGGAGCCTTTCAAGGACAGCCGTCCGGCCTTTGAGCGCGACCGCGACCGCATCATTCACAGCGCCGCCTTTCGTCGCCTGGAGTACAAGACCCAGGTGTTCGTCAACCATGAGGGCGATTACTATCGGACCCGGCTGACCCACTCCCTGGAGGTTGCTCAGATTGCTCGGGGGATCGCCCGGCGCCTGCGCCTCAACGAGGATTTGGTCGAGGCCCTGGCCCTGGCTCATGATCTCGGCCACACCCCTTTCGGCCACAGCGGTGAAGAGGTTCTGAACCGGCTGATGGCCGACCAGGGCGGTTTTGAGCATAATCGCCAATCCCTGCGCATCGTCGAGCTTCTCGAAGAGCGCTATCCGGGCTTTCGCGGTCTGAACCTGAGTTGGGAAACCCGCGAGGGGATCATCAAGCATTCCGTGAGCACGTTGGAACCAGCGAGCGACGCGGAAGCGGCCGAATATGACCCATCCCGCAGCCCGACCCTGGAAGCGCAACTGATCGATCTGGCCGATGAAATCGCTTACAACAACCATGACATCGACGATGGTCTCAAATCAGGCTACATTACCCTGGAGGATCTGGAGCAGGTCGGCATCTGGCGTGAAACCTGGGAGCTGGTGGCAGGGAAGTTTCCCGGTGCGGACCGCCACCGCCACGTCCACCAAACCATCAGTCATCTGATCGGTACCCTGATTCACGATCTGGTTGACACCACCACGGCAGCCATCGAGGCGGCCGCTATCCTCAGCCTTGAGGACGTGCGCGCGCAGCGCCGCAATCTGGTCGGTTTCAGTTCGATGGTTGCGGAAAAAAACCGTGAGCTCAAGACCTTCCTGCACAAAAATCTCTACCGCCACTATAAGGTCGAACGCATGCGGCTCAAAACCGAACGCTGTCTGCTGTTTCTGTTCGAAGCCTACGTGGACAACCCCCAATTGCTGCCCCGCGAGCAGCGCGAAAAAATGGCTCTTTACGGACACAAGCGCGCCATTTGCGATTATATCGCCGGCATGACCGACCGCTATGCCCTGGATGAATACCGGCGCCTTATCGAACCCTACGAACCGGTCTGA